A window of Leclercia adecarboxylata contains these coding sequences:
- a CDS encoding TetR/AcrR family transcriptional regulator, with protein sequence MVARRRSETMEENRAKLLMAARKAFAENGFAAASMDELTASVGLTRGALYHNFGDKKGLLAAVVAQMDGEMAQRAKAQAADVVDEWERLIAEGVAYIKMALDPEVRRIVLLDGPAFLGDPAQWPGQMSCLESTRQSILKMLERDVIKPVDAGAAAYMLNSAAMNAALWIAASQDPQKALPDIIKVFTHLASGLCQRPQ encoded by the coding sequence ATGGTTGCAAGACGCCGCAGCGAAACGATGGAAGAGAACCGGGCAAAACTGCTAATGGCAGCGCGGAAAGCCTTTGCTGAAAACGGCTTTGCCGCCGCATCAATGGACGAGTTAACGGCCAGCGTGGGCCTGACCCGCGGGGCGCTGTACCACAATTTTGGTGATAAAAAGGGGCTCCTCGCCGCCGTTGTCGCGCAGATGGATGGTGAAATGGCGCAACGCGCGAAGGCGCAAGCCGCTGATGTAGTCGATGAGTGGGAAAGGCTGATAGCTGAAGGGGTCGCCTATATCAAAATGGCGCTCGACCCTGAGGTGCGACGTATTGTGCTGCTTGATGGCCCCGCTTTTCTGGGCGATCCCGCCCAGTGGCCCGGTCAAATGAGCTGTCTTGAATCCACCCGCCAGAGCATCCTGAAAATGCTGGAACGCGACGTGATTAAGCCGGTAGATGCGGGTGCCGCAGCCTATATGTTAAACAGCGCCGCCATGAACGCCGCGCTGTGGATAGCCGCCAGCCAGGATCCGCAGAAAGCGCTGCCGGACATTATTAAGGTGTTTACGCACCTGGCAAGCGGCCTGTGCCAGCGTCCGCAATGA
- a CDS encoding YncE family protein — MNLRHLCSPRLRGSLLLGSLLVAGTFNVHAAEEMLRKAVGKGAYEMAVSQQENALWVATTQSRKTDKGGVVYRLDPLTLEVTQAIHSDLKPFGATINNATQTLWFGNTTNSAVTAIDAKTGDVKGRLVLDDRKRSETVKPLQPRELVADDTNNSVYITGIGKESVIWVVDGETLKLKETISGTGKFSTGLALDAQAKRLYTTNGDGELVTIDTATNKIIERKKLQDDGKEHFYLNLSLDVKGQRAFITDSKQPEVLVVSLKDGSIISKVAAPESLAVLFNPARDEAYVTHREAGKVSVIDAKTYKVTKTHDTPTFPNSLALSADGKTLYVTVKQKSTRQQEATQPDDVIRIAL, encoded by the coding sequence ATGAATTTACGTCATCTGTGCTCGCCGCGTCTGCGTGGCTCACTGCTGTTGGGTTCTCTGCTGGTAGCCGGGACGTTTAATGTCCATGCCGCAGAAGAGATGCTGCGTAAAGCGGTTGGTAAGGGCGCGTATGAGATGGCCGTCAGCCAGCAGGAGAATGCGCTGTGGGTGGCTACCACCCAGAGCCGCAAGACGGATAAAGGTGGGGTAGTGTACCGCCTCGATCCGCTGACGCTGGAAGTTACTCAGGCGATTCATAGCGATCTGAAGCCGTTTGGGGCCACCATCAACAACGCCACCCAGACGCTGTGGTTTGGTAACACCACCAACAGCGCGGTGACCGCCATTGACGCCAAAACCGGTGACGTGAAGGGCCGCCTGGTGCTCGACGATCGCAAGCGCAGCGAAACGGTAAAACCCCTGCAGCCGCGCGAGCTGGTCGCCGATGACACTAACAACAGCGTCTACATTACCGGCATCGGTAAAGAGAGCGTGATTTGGGTAGTGGATGGCGAAACGCTGAAGCTGAAAGAGACGATCTCCGGCACCGGTAAGTTCAGCACCGGCCTGGCTCTGGATGCGCAGGCGAAGCGCCTGTACACCACTAACGGCGACGGCGAACTGGTGACTATCGATACTGCCACCAACAAAATCATCGAGCGTAAAAAGCTGCAGGACGACGGGAAAGAGCACTTCTACCTGAACCTGAGCCTCGACGTGAAGGGCCAGCGCGCATTTATTACCGACTCGAAACAGCCGGAAGTGCTGGTGGTCTCCCTGAAAGATGGCAGCATCATCAGCAAAGTGGCCGCGCCTGAATCTCTGGCGGTGCTGTTCAACCCGGCGCGTGATGAAGCCTACGTCACCCACCGTGAAGCGGGCAAGGTGAGCGTGATTGACGCGAAAACCTACAAAGTGACCAAAACCCACGACACCCCGACCTTCCCGAACAGCCTGGCGCTCTCGGCGGACGGTAAAACCCTGTACGTGACGGTGAAGCAGAAGTCTACCCGTCAGCAGGAAGCGACCCAGCCGGATGATGTGATCCGTATCGCGCTGTAA
- the pqqU gene encoding TonB-dependent receptor PqqU, with protein MKIFYARRATLPLLLVPVVLAPVAAMAADEQTMIVSASPQALSELDTPAAVSVVNGEDMRQAAPRINLSESLGSVPGLQIQNRQNYAQDLQLSTRGFGARSTFGVRGIRLYVDGIPATMPDGQGQTSNIDLNSIESVEVLRGPFSALYGNASGGVLNMTTETGREPNTVEASSYYGSYGTWRYGMKATGAMGDGTHPGDVDYTVSTTRFTTHGYRDHSGARKNLANAKLGVRIDDASKLSLIFNSVDMKANDPGGLDYQEWRDNPRQSPRGDQYNTRKTIKQTQAGLRYERQLSAQDDLSVMAYAGEREMTQYQSIPYQPQLRATHSGGVIDMQRHYQGIDTRWTHRGELLVPMTFTTGLNYENMSEDRRGYENYVMNNGVPDYGVKGAKRRDERNLMWNVDPYLQTNWQLTQKLSLDAGVRYSSVWFDSNDHYVKGANGDDSGDASYHKWLPAGALKYSVTDAWNLYAAAGRGFETPTINELSYRSDNQSGLNFGLKPSTNNTYEVGSKTRIGNGLFTAALFRTDTDDEIVVDASAGGRTSYKNAGKTRRQGVELSLDQQFAENWKLKMAWTYLDATYRTNVCGDGDCSGNRMPGIARNMGYASFGWQPVEGWYAGSDVRYMSDIMADDENSAKAPSYTVVGLNTGYKLNYGNWGMDVFGRVDNLFDKEYVGSVIVNESNGRYYEPAPGRNYGVGLSVSYRFE; from the coding sequence ATGAAAATCTTTTATGCCCGCAGGGCAACGCTTCCCCTGCTGTTGGTTCCTGTTGTTTTAGCCCCTGTCGCGGCGATGGCGGCCGACGAACAGACCATGATCGTCAGCGCGTCGCCGCAAGCGCTCTCCGAATTAGATACCCCTGCCGCGGTCAGCGTGGTTAATGGCGAGGATATGCGTCAGGCCGCGCCGCGCATCAATCTCTCCGAATCCCTCGGCAGCGTGCCGGGGCTACAGATCCAGAACCGGCAGAACTATGCCCAGGATCTTCAGCTCTCAACCCGTGGTTTTGGCGCCCGCTCCACCTTCGGGGTGCGCGGTATTCGACTCTATGTGGACGGGATCCCGGCGACCATGCCGGACGGCCAGGGGCAAACCTCGAACATCGATCTCAACAGCATCGAGAGCGTGGAAGTGCTGCGCGGGCCGTTCTCCGCCCTGTACGGCAATGCGTCCGGCGGCGTGCTTAACATGACCACCGAAACCGGCCGTGAGCCGAACACCGTCGAGGCCAGCAGCTATTACGGCAGCTACGGCACATGGCGCTACGGCATGAAGGCGACCGGCGCGATGGGCGACGGCACTCACCCAGGTGACGTGGATTACACCGTCTCAACCACCCGCTTCACCACCCACGGCTATCGCGATCACAGCGGCGCGCGCAAGAATCTCGCTAACGCCAAACTGGGCGTGCGTATCGACGATGCCAGCAAGCTGAGCCTGATTTTCAACAGCGTGGACATGAAAGCCAACGATCCGGGCGGGCTGGACTATCAGGAGTGGCGGGATAACCCCCGCCAGTCGCCGCGCGGGGATCAGTACAACACCCGTAAAACCATCAAGCAGACCCAGGCCGGACTGCGCTATGAGCGCCAGCTCAGCGCCCAGGACGATCTCAGCGTGATGGCCTACGCCGGTGAACGCGAGATGACGCAGTACCAGTCCATCCCGTATCAGCCCCAGCTCAGAGCCACTCACTCTGGCGGCGTGATCGACATGCAGCGCCACTATCAGGGGATCGACACCCGCTGGACCCACCGCGGGGAGTTGCTGGTGCCGATGACCTTCACCACCGGCCTGAACTACGAAAACATGAGCGAAGATCGTCGCGGGTATGAAAACTACGTGATGAATAACGGGGTGCCGGACTACGGCGTCAAAGGGGCGAAACGCCGCGACGAGCGCAACCTGATGTGGAACGTCGACCCTTACCTGCAGACCAACTGGCAGCTGACGCAGAAGCTCTCCCTCGACGCGGGCGTGCGCTACAGTTCCGTGTGGTTCGACTCCAACGACCACTACGTCAAGGGCGCGAACGGTGATGACAGCGGCGACGCCAGCTATCACAAATGGCTCCCGGCAGGCGCGCTGAAGTACAGCGTGACCGATGCCTGGAACCTGTATGCCGCCGCTGGTCGCGGTTTTGAGACGCCGACCATCAACGAACTCTCCTACCGTTCTGACAACCAGAGCGGCCTGAACTTCGGCCTGAAGCCGTCGACCAACAATACGTATGAAGTGGGAAGCAAAACGCGCATCGGCAACGGCCTGTTCACCGCGGCGCTGTTCCGCACCGATACCGACGATGAGATCGTTGTCGACGCCAGCGCGGGCGGGCGCACCAGCTACAAAAATGCCGGTAAAACCCGCCGTCAGGGCGTGGAGCTCTCCCTCGATCAGCAGTTTGCTGAGAACTGGAAGCTGAAAATGGCGTGGACGTATCTGGATGCCACCTACCGCACCAACGTCTGTGGCGATGGCGACTGCAGCGGCAACCGCATGCCGGGCATTGCGCGCAATATGGGCTATGCCTCCTTTGGCTGGCAGCCTGTTGAAGGCTGGTACGCGGGCTCTGACGTGCGCTACATGAGCGACATCATGGCCGACGACGAGAACAGCGCCAAAGCGCCATCCTACACCGTTGTGGGCCTGAACACCGGGTATAAGCTCAACTACGGCAACTGGGGAATGGACGTGTTTGGACGCGTGGATAACCTGTTCGACAAAGAGTACGTCGGCTCGGTGATCGTCAACGAATCGAACGGTCGCTACTACGAACCGGCACCGGGGCGCAACTACGGGGTGGGCCTCTCCGTCTCGTATCGCTTCGAGTGA
- a CDS encoding GntR family transcriptional regulator, with amino-acid sequence MLDLDNLEKAQRMSLTMQVEMSLKSALIAGALKPGARLVTKEIADKLGTSITPVREALLRLVSAGALHATPAQAFLVPEISFERYTEVNAIRKELECMAVAAACNQMSDEKLGTLRELSDKFHDAMSNGEVERALHTNRAFRFTLYHYAEMPILMSLIEQLWVRAGPCFNYLYDPDLVLPCKSYRYDELLDALEKGDQDASRAAIDKVIDEANDILIKQFVN; translated from the coding sequence ATGCTGGATTTGGATAATTTAGAAAAAGCTCAACGAATGAGCCTGACGATGCAGGTTGAGATGAGCCTTAAAAGCGCGCTAATTGCCGGAGCGCTGAAGCCTGGGGCCAGGCTCGTTACGAAAGAGATTGCGGATAAACTCGGTACCAGTATTACTCCTGTTCGTGAAGCATTGCTGCGGTTGGTCTCCGCTGGCGCGCTGCACGCTACCCCGGCTCAGGCCTTTCTGGTGCCGGAAATATCCTTTGAGCGTTACACCGAAGTCAACGCTATCCGTAAGGAACTGGAGTGCATGGCAGTCGCGGCGGCCTGTAACCAGATGTCTGACGAAAAGTTAGGCACGCTGCGCGAACTTTCTGACAAATTCCATGATGCGATGAGTAACGGTGAAGTGGAGCGCGCGCTGCATACCAACCGGGCCTTTCGCTTCACCCTCTATCACTATGCCGAAATGCCCATCCTGATGTCGCTCATTGAGCAGCTGTGGGTGCGCGCCGGGCCCTGTTTTAACTATCTGTACGATCCAGACCTCGTGCTTCCCTGCAAATCCTATCGCTACGATGAACTGCTTGATGCACTGGAGAAGGGCGATCAGGACGCCAGCCGGGCGGCCATCGATAAAGTGATCGACGAGGCGAATGACATTTTAATCAAACAGTTTGTCAACTAA
- a CDS encoding NADP-dependent oxidoreductase — protein sequence MSQSSTQNRQWVLASRPHGAPTADNFRSETTDIPQPADGQLLLRTIWLSLDPYMRGRMSDAPSYSPPVEIGAVMVGGTVSRVEASNHPDYQPGEWVLGYSGWQEYELSDGNGLVKLGENPDHPSWALGILGMPGFTAYMGLLDIGQPKAGETLVVAAATGPVGSTVGQIGKLKGCRVVGVAGGAEKCRHATEVLGFDECLDHHADDFAGQLKQACPDGIDIYYENVGGKVFDAVLPLLNTQARVPVCGLVSGYNATDLPPGPDRLGLLMGTILKKRIRMQGFIINQDYGHRIEEFQQEMGRWVKEGKIHYREQVTEGLENAPEAFIGLLNGKNFGKVVIRVANDNEQ from the coding sequence ATGAGTCAATCTTCAACGCAGAATCGTCAATGGGTTCTGGCTTCTCGTCCCCATGGCGCACCCACCGCCGATAATTTTCGCTCAGAAACCACCGACATCCCACAGCCCGCCGACGGCCAGCTTCTGCTGCGCACGATATGGCTCTCTCTCGACCCCTATATGCGGGGCCGTATGAGCGATGCGCCGTCCTACTCGCCGCCGGTAGAGATCGGTGCCGTGATGGTAGGGGGCACAGTCAGCCGCGTTGAGGCGTCAAACCATCCTGATTATCAGCCCGGTGAGTGGGTGCTCGGCTACAGCGGCTGGCAGGAGTATGAACTCTCTGACGGCAACGGGCTGGTTAAACTGGGTGAGAACCCGGATCACCCCTCCTGGGCGTTAGGCATTCTGGGTATGCCGGGCTTCACCGCCTATATGGGCTTGCTGGACATCGGGCAACCCAAAGCGGGTGAAACGCTGGTGGTGGCCGCGGCGACTGGCCCGGTGGGCTCCACCGTCGGGCAGATTGGTAAGCTGAAAGGCTGCCGGGTGGTGGGCGTTGCCGGTGGGGCGGAGAAGTGCCGCCACGCGACCGAGGTGCTGGGTTTTGACGAGTGTCTGGATCACCATGCTGACGATTTCGCCGGGCAGCTTAAGCAGGCCTGCCCGGATGGCATCGATATTTATTACGAGAACGTCGGCGGAAAAGTGTTTGATGCGGTGCTGCCGCTGCTGAACACCCAGGCGCGGGTGCCGGTCTGCGGATTGGTCAGCGGATACAATGCCACCGACCTGCCGCCAGGGCCGGATCGTCTCGGATTGTTGATGGGCACCATCCTGAAAAAACGCATTCGTATGCAGGGCTTTATCATCAACCAGGATTATGGCCACCGCATCGAGGAGTTTCAGCAGGAGATGGGACGCTGGGTCAAAGAGGGCAAGATCCATTACCGTGAGCAGGTAACGGAAGGCCTGGAAAATGCGCCAGAGGCGTTTATCGGTTTGCTGAATGGAAAAAACTTTGGCAAAGTCGTGATACGCGTCGCGAACGATAACGAACAGTAA
- a CDS encoding helix-turn-helix domain-containing protein, whose protein sequence is MNTMSDNINHRISARIRLERESRGWSLSELAERAGVSRAMIHKIERADSSPTATLLARLSGAFGISMSTLIARAEMQEGKLLRFESQPVWRDPQTHYLRRHVSPRTDLPIDLVQVELPAASDVPMPAFSYALARQLIWLQSGELVFQEGDTRHEMRAGDCLELGPPNDCRFINESDAPCVYLVVRLNQSGS, encoded by the coding sequence ATGAATACTATGTCAGACAATATCAATCATCGCATTAGCGCGCGCATTCGTCTTGAACGCGAGTCACGCGGCTGGTCCCTGAGCGAGCTTGCCGAACGGGCGGGGGTGTCGCGGGCGATGATCCACAAGATCGAACGTGCCGACAGCAGCCCAACCGCCACCCTGCTGGCCCGACTCTCCGGCGCCTTTGGCATTAGCATGTCAACGCTGATTGCCCGCGCCGAAATGCAGGAAGGCAAGCTGCTGCGCTTTGAAAGCCAGCCCGTCTGGCGCGATCCGCAAACGCACTATTTGCGCAGGCACGTCTCCCCGCGTACCGATCTACCCATTGACCTGGTGCAGGTGGAACTGCCCGCAGCCAGCGATGTGCCGATGCCCGCGTTCTCGTATGCCCTGGCACGTCAGCTTATCTGGCTTCAGTCAGGGGAGCTGGTCTTTCAGGAGGGGGATACCCGCCATGAAATGCGGGCGGGGGATTGTCTGGAACTGGGCCCACCCAACGACTGCCGGTTTATTAATGAAAGCGATGCGCCGTGCGTCTATCTGGTCGTCAGGCTTAACCAGTCCGGCTCATAA
- a CDS encoding GNAT family N-acetyltransferase, with protein sequence MLIRHALKEDCAAIGEIYNHAVLHTAAIWNDATVDTDNRIAWFEARQLMGYPVLVSEHDGVVTGYASFGDWRAFDGFRHTVEHSVYVHPDHQGKGIGRALMKALIIEARRIGKHVMVAGIEAQNSASIHLHETLGFVITGQMPQVGTKFGRWLDLTFMQLQLDARSEPDNIG encoded by the coding sequence ATGCTTATTCGCCACGCTCTTAAAGAGGATTGCGCCGCTATCGGCGAGATCTATAACCACGCCGTGCTGCACACCGCCGCCATCTGGAATGATGCCACCGTGGATACCGATAACCGTATCGCCTGGTTCGAGGCGCGTCAGCTGATGGGCTACCCGGTGCTGGTCAGCGAACATGACGGCGTGGTAACAGGGTATGCCTCCTTTGGCGACTGGCGCGCCTTTGATGGCTTCCGCCATACGGTTGAGCATTCGGTTTACGTCCATCCGGATCATCAGGGCAAGGGTATCGGCCGGGCGCTGATGAAAGCGCTGATTATCGAGGCCAGGCGCATCGGTAAACATGTGATGGTGGCGGGCATTGAAGCGCAGAACAGCGCCTCTATCCATCTGCATGAAACCCTGGGCTTTGTCATTACCGGCCAGATGCCGCAGGTGGGCACCAAGTTTGGCCGCTGGCTGGATCTCACCTTTATGCAGCTGCAGCTCGACGCGCGCAGCGAGCCGGATAACATCGGATGA
- a CDS encoding DMT family transporter, which produces MNHSLTLVFLVAAGIGLVVQNTLMVRITQTSSTILIAMLLNSLVGIVLFVSILLIKNGVAGFSELAHQVRWWTLIPGLLGSFFVFASISGYQYVGAATTIAVLVASQLIGGLVMDVVRSQGVPLKALIGPVCGAVLLVIGAWLVAKRQF; this is translated from the coding sequence ATGAATCACTCCCTGACGCTGGTATTTCTGGTTGCGGCGGGCATTGGGCTGGTGGTGCAAAATACCCTGATGGTGCGCATCACCCAGACCTCCAGCACCATTCTTATCGCCATGCTGCTTAATTCGCTGGTGGGTATCGTGCTGTTTGTGTCGATCCTGCTGATTAAAAACGGCGTCGCCGGGTTCAGCGAACTGGCGCACCAGGTGCGCTGGTGGACACTGATCCCTGGCCTGCTGGGGTCGTTTTTTGTTTTTGCCAGCATCAGCGGTTATCAGTATGTTGGCGCCGCGACGACTATCGCGGTGCTGGTCGCCAGCCAGTTGATTGGCGGTCTGGTAATGGACGTGGTGCGCAGCCAGGGAGTGCCACTGAAGGCGCTGATTGGCCCGGTGTGCGGTGCGGTACTGCTGGTGATTGGCGCCTGGCTGGTCGCAAAGCGCCAGTTCTGA
- a CDS encoding YdcY family protein gives MSHLEDVTARVDAAITESVIAHMNELLIALSEDAELTREDRYAQQQRLRNAIAHHGKQYKEDQEARHDSLTKGGVIL, from the coding sequence ATGTCACATTTAGAGGATGTTACCGCCCGCGTGGACGCGGCAATAACTGAAAGCGTGATTGCGCATATGAACGAACTGCTGATTGCGCTGAGCGAAGACGCGGAGCTGACCCGTGAAGATCGCTATGCCCAGCAGCAGCGGCTGCGCAACGCCATTGCCCACCACGGGAAGCAGTACAAAGAAGATCAGGAAGCCCGCCACGACAGCCTGACCAAAGGCGGGGTGATCCTGTAA
- a CDS encoding ABC transporter substrate-binding protein, with product MSTGKTLLALALSALLPAGAAWAANTDTIIYCSEASPESFNPQIASSGPTFVASSQVLYNRLINFDPVKNTPVPSLAESWTISPDGKTYTFTLRKGVKFNSNKFFKPTRDFNADDVIFSVMRQKDPKHPYHNVSQGNYEYFNDVGLDKLIQEVKKIDDNHVQFVLSEPNAAFLADWGMDFASILSAEYADAMLKKGTPENVDTWPIGTGPYVLQQYKTDSQIRYLANPNYWDGAVPTKHLIFSITPNVETRLAKLQTNECQIIPAPSPVQFEVIKKNKDLTLHTVDALNVGYLAFNTEKKPFDNVLVRQALNYATDKKAIINAVFMGSGTVAKSPVPPNMMGFNKDLQDYGYDPEKAKALLKQAGLEKGAEVTLWSMPVQRPYNPNSRRIAEMIQSDWAKVGIKAKIVSYEWGEYLSGMRKGEHDSALFGWMSDNGDPDNFADVLLGCDSIKTGSNAARWCDKGYDDLVQKAKLTSDPAARAKLYGQAQEIFYQQAPWIALANGKTFYATRSNISGYSVSLMGSDFSKAKVN from the coding sequence ATGTCTACAGGGAAAACGCTTCTCGCGCTGGCGTTAAGTGCATTACTGCCAGCGGGCGCCGCATGGGCGGCCAATACCGACACCATTATCTACTGCTCTGAGGCCTCGCCGGAGTCGTTCAACCCGCAGATCGCCAGCTCCGGCCCGACGTTCGTCGCCAGCTCGCAGGTGCTGTATAACCGCCTGATTAACTTTGATCCGGTTAAAAATACCCCGGTCCCGTCCCTGGCGGAGTCCTGGACCATCTCCCCGGACGGCAAAACCTATACCTTTACCCTGCGCAAAGGGGTGAAGTTTAACAGCAACAAATTCTTCAAACCGACCCGCGACTTTAATGCCGATGACGTTATTTTCTCGGTGATGCGTCAGAAAGACCCTAAGCACCCGTACCACAACGTCTCTCAGGGCAATTACGAATACTTTAACGACGTTGGCCTGGATAAGCTGATCCAGGAGGTGAAGAAGATCGACGATAACCACGTCCAGTTTGTACTGAGCGAACCGAACGCTGCGTTCCTTGCCGACTGGGGGATGGACTTCGCCTCGATCCTCTCGGCGGAATATGCCGACGCGATGCTGAAGAAGGGCACCCCGGAGAACGTGGACACCTGGCCGATAGGCACCGGGCCGTACGTGCTCCAGCAGTACAAGACCGACTCGCAGATCCGCTATCTGGCTAACCCGAACTACTGGGATGGCGCGGTCCCGACCAAACACCTGATCTTCTCTATCACCCCGAACGTGGAAACCCGCCTGGCGAAGCTGCAAACCAACGAGTGCCAGATCATTCCGGCGCCATCGCCAGTCCAGTTCGAGGTGATCAAGAAGAACAAAGACCTGACCCTGCATACGGTGGATGCGCTGAACGTTGGCTATCTGGCGTTTAACACCGAGAAAAAGCCGTTTGATAACGTGCTGGTGCGTCAGGCCCTGAACTACGCCACCGATAAAAAAGCGATTATCAACGCGGTATTTATGGGCTCCGGCACGGTGGCAAAATCGCCTGTCCCGCCGAACATGATGGGCTTTAATAAAGATCTGCAGGACTACGGCTACGATCCGGAAAAAGCCAAAGCGCTGCTGAAGCAGGCCGGGCTGGAGAAGGGGGCGGAAGTGACGCTCTGGTCGATGCCGGTGCAGCGTCCGTATAACCCGAACTCGCGCCGTATCGCTGAGATGATCCAGAGCGACTGGGCAAAGGTGGGGATTAAGGCGAAGATTGTGTCCTATGAGTGGGGCGAATACCTCTCCGGCATGCGCAAAGGCGAGCACGACAGCGCCCTGTTTGGCTGGATGTCGGATAACGGAGACCCGGACAACTTTGCCGACGTGCTGCTGGGCTGCGACAGTATTAAAACCGGCTCCAATGCTGCACGCTGGTGCGACAAGGGTTATGATGACCTGGTGCAGAAAGCGAAGCTGACCAGCGATCCGGCTGCCCGCGCAAAGCTCTACGGTCAGGCGCAGGAGATTTTCTACCAGCAGGCCCCGTGGATTGCGCTGGCCAACGGTAAAACTTTCTACGCCACCCGCAGCAACATCAGCGGATACAGCGTGAGCCTGATGGGCAGTGATTTCTCGAAAGCGAAAGTGAACTGA
- a CDS encoding SrfA family protein, whose translation MAKTLLRSGNLDDFQAVGGGGQAVFESALQIREALRLRKQQAIVDCLAIPQVNDEGDRVDWYSPSDGAVISWKAADEDARFRALRLLESTLSSVESLSKKSLQSPKTAQQLFGSLLSKAFQFPGENFLFLVDGKPVITFWGFVNLNESAREDVLDCLRASLLPVPMPAAEVEPEPEPETAPAIVFEKADEPLVTAPATVSITANDLYEAQPAPVMSASEPEPVPAPVVAKKRRVPLWSLPVAAVVVAAVAAPLLWPKLAPTAEPVKTAVAAAPVAIEPKPVAAVEPMPLNLPLHQAEVAAVEAPEPAPAEPVVIAAIPKDALVMEAGQVRSGSTRFLNGSWRVMLDVTDPITGKPPSMRYQIQNNKGSARVVHGDNVVCRVEVFSGLHSNGELLIKTRGNARCADGSRYPMPEITCKAGTSDVAECSARYDAKTVVPLTFRKTGA comes from the coding sequence GTGGCAAAAACCCTTTTACGCAGCGGCAATCTGGATGATTTTCAGGCCGTTGGCGGCGGCGGACAGGCCGTTTTTGAATCAGCATTGCAAATCCGTGAGGCGCTCCGTCTGCGCAAACAGCAGGCTATCGTTGATTGCCTTGCCATCCCGCAGGTCAACGATGAAGGCGACCGGGTGGACTGGTACTCCCCGTCAGACGGCGCGGTTATCAGCTGGAAAGCCGCCGACGAAGATGCGCGCTTCCGGGCGCTGCGCCTGCTGGAAAGCACCCTGTCGAGCGTAGAATCCCTGAGCAAAAAATCGCTCCAGTCGCCAAAAACCGCCCAGCAGCTGTTTGGTTCCCTGCTGTCAAAAGCGTTTCAGTTCCCAGGCGAAAACTTCCTGTTCCTCGTCGACGGTAAGCCGGTGATCACCTTCTGGGGTTTTGTGAACCTCAATGAAAGCGCGCGCGAGGATGTTCTCGACTGCCTGCGCGCCTCCCTGCTGCCGGTCCCGATGCCCGCCGCCGAGGTTGAGCCAGAGCCGGAGCCGGAAACCGCCCCGGCTATCGTCTTTGAAAAGGCCGATGAACCGCTGGTTACCGCCCCGGCGACGGTGAGTATTACCGCGAACGATCTCTACGAAGCGCAGCCTGCGCCGGTAATGTCCGCCAGCGAGCCGGAGCCGGTACCTGCGCCGGTAGTCGCGAAAAAACGCCGCGTTCCGCTGTGGTCCCTGCCGGTTGCCGCGGTGGTGGTTGCAGCCGTTGCTGCCCCGCTCCTGTGGCCAAAACTGGCCCCGACCGCCGAGCCGGTAAAAACCGCCGTCGCTGCCGCTCCGGTGGCCATCGAGCCCAAACCGGTTGCCGCAGTTGAACCCATGCCGCTGAATCTGCCGTTGCATCAGGCTGAAGTGGCGGCAGTGGAAGCCCCTGAACCTGCCCCAGCCGAGCCGGTGGTGATTGCCGCGATCCCGAAAGACGCGCTGGTGATGGAGGCAGGCCAGGTAAGATCCGGTTCGACGCGTTTTCTCAACGGAAGCTGGCGGGTGATGCTGGACGTGACTGACCCGATTACCGGTAAGCCGCCTTCAATGCGCTATCAGATTCAGAACAACAAAGGGTCGGCCCGCGTCGTTCACGGCGATAACGTGGTCTGCCGCGTCGAGGTCTTCTCCGGGCTGCACAGCAACGGCGAACTGCTGATTAAAACCCGGGGTAACGCCCGCTGCGCTGACGGCTCGCGCTACCCGATGCCGGAAATTACCTGTAAGGCCGGCACCAGCGACGTGGCGGAATGCAGCGCGCGCTACGACGCGAAGACCGTGGTTCCATTGACATTCAGGAAGACAGGTGCGTGA